A genomic region of Pseudopipra pipra isolate bDixPip1 chromosome 20, bDixPip1.hap1, whole genome shotgun sequence contains the following coding sequences:
- the AJM1 gene encoding apical junction component 1 homolog encodes MTRTDPPDILVSTVYQDIKVATAAPGDSVICQPLAQCDASMSSSLSREPQPFNKRHCRSFDFLESLEELGTPPAMERPCPRPGTPEPTPGPPGRRVPPKQDPYVGRAPVPRSEPKRRARSKSAPRVKSTFTAVPITVAASPPPARRGREVLRVAREPSRPDPSPRRDGPVPLRALANEVHPIKLQPQRSSVSRISPLCLGSNCYEEGPGAKVGASPHVKCRVDIKPDEAVLVHTARSQRAAPNRPEPPRWPRAPGAARSLAVPGSRQASASRTPTPSDSYSGDAPLLPYPAEYYEADPRVLAYQTVPVPASREFREYPDRGCMTFSAAGVPAKFFYAEETARCPSPAMPLRSSGYASYPYPGRHAVPQPFYAEDPAKAAVHTMPPRTLYVEEARGYPVQEAPARAFYGDEPRFYAPRGTPVKTLYAEDARTYPALGSSARMFYAEDYGRYREREVLSRTCPPPRSAQPLHFGDWYCPERATLPYQTLQVSRFTPQQAGREAMFSSWHTSYGVTPPRLGRETQHYSKSWDNILAPGARREEALQRGRSYENLLTQEQHRALSPEERRQPVVINLSSSPKRYAALSLSESSILERVHADGSRGPPGRSWYVTPEITITDNDIRADGLGRSERRSASWDMLDAGQERGPYAVPCTPQPGPRESGSGRQRSLEQLDELITDLVIDYKPAPGHRAGDRDSLAEQLKQLLSSSAPGPPRRGEGRRVPPNVPEGPRPTKEQPGPSSRAGAPRPSPTPLAVGPFEKSPENCSPDLSAEEDDMMMCSNAKCRRTETMFNACLYFKSCHSCYTYYCSRHCRREDWDTHKASCVYGRVGSVCRHVLQFCRENTEVHKAFSRIAKVGYLSRGRGVLFLGFPNAGSAENFLQFGLESLLMSPTYLSLRELDSYSDNLGDYARELRETGNQYDPNECFLLNVTVAVTQKVPERPSPKTQVPTVRKYAKVALASSSPEKKILKKERDMETLILTPPPGTADIDKEGEEGRKAREICFINIQRELRIRGVFLRHEFPAVYEQLCDFVESNKRFTPTTIYPIDKRTGKQFMCMIMAASEPRTLDWVASPNLLDDIM; translated from the coding sequence ATGACACGAACAGACCCACCTGACATCCTGGTGTCCACAGTGTACCAAGACATCAAAGTGGccactgcagcccctggggatTCTGTTATCTGTCAGCCCCTGGCACAATGTGACGCCTCCATGTCCTCATCCTTGTCCCGCGAGCCGCAGCCCTTCAACAAGCGCCATTGCAGGAGTTTTGACTTCCTCGAGTCGCTGGAAGAGCTGGGCACCCCCCCGGCCATGGAGCGCCCGTGCCCGCGCCCCGGCACGCCTGAGCCCacgccggggccgccgggcaggcGGGTGCCACCGAAGCAAGACCCTTATGTCGGCAGAGCCCCCGTGCCTCGGAGTGAGCCGAAGCGCCGTGCCCGCTCCAAGAGCGCTCCACGGGTGAAGTCCACCTTCACCGCGGTGCCCATTACCGTGGCGGCATCGCCACCGCCGGCCCGGCGCGGGCGGGAGGTGCTGCGGGTGGCACGGGAGCCCTCCCGCCCTGATCCCTCGCCGCGCCGCGACGGCCCGGTGCCGCTGCGGGCGCTGGCCAACGAGGTTCACCCCATCAAACTGCAGCCGCAGCGCAGCAGCGTCAGCCGCATCTCCCCgctctgcctgggcagcaaCTGCTAcgaggaggggccgggggccAAGGTGGGCGCCAGCCCACACGTCAAGTGCCGGGTGGACATCAAGCCGGACGAGGCGGTGCTAGTGCACACAGCGCGCAGCCAGCGGGCAGCCCCGAACCGCCCGGAGCCGCCACGCTGGCCCCGCGCCCCCGGCGCCGCCCGCAGCTTGGCCGTGCCGGGGAGCCGGCAGGCGTCCGCATCCCGCACACCCACCCCCAGCGACTCCTACAGCGGGGACGCCCCGCTTCTGCCCTACCCCGCTGAGTACTACGAGGCGGATCCCCGGGTGCTGGCGTACCAGacggtgccggtgccggcctCACGGGAATTCAGGGAGTACCCCGACAGGGGCTGTATGACCTTCTCAGCCGCCGGCGTCCCCGCCAAGTTCTTCTACGCGGAGGAGACAGCACGGTGCCCCAGCCCCGCCATGCCCCTCCGTAGCTCCGGCTACGCCAGCTACCCCTACCCCGGCCGCCACGCCGTGCCCCAGCCCTTCTACGCAGAGGACCCGGCCAAGGCTGCCGTCCACACGATGCCGCCCCGGACGTTGTACGTGGAGGAGGCACGGGGTTACCCAGTGCAGGAGGCGCCTGCCCGCGCCTTCTATGGGGATGAGCCCCGTTTCTAtgccccgcgcgggacccccGTCAAAACCCTCTACGCCGAGGACGCTCGGACATACCCGGCCCTCGGGTCCTCTGCCCGGATGTTCTATGCCGAGGACTACGGGAGGTACCGGGAGCGGGAGGTGCTGTCGCGGACGTGCCCCCCACCCCGCAGCGCACAGCCCCTGCACTTTGGGGACTGGTACTGTCCTGAGCGGGCCACGCTGCCCTACCAAACCCTGCAAGTGTCACGCTTCACCCCGCAGCAGGCCGGGCGCGAGGCCATGTTCTCCTCCTGGCACACCAGCTATGGCGTGACCCCGCCACGGCTGGGCCGGGAGACACAGCACTACTCCAAATCCTGGGATAACATCCTGGCGCCGGGGGCACGCAGGGAGGAGGCCCTGCAACGCGGGCGCAGCTATGAGAACCTGCTCACCCAGGAGCAGCACCGTGCCTTATCCCCCGAGGAGCGCCGGCAGCCTGTGGTGATCAACCTGTCGAGCTCACCCAAGCGCTAtgctgccctgtccctctccGAGAGTTCCATCCTTGAGCGGGTGCATGCTGATGGCAGCCGCGGACCCCCAGGCCGCTCCTGGTACGTCACGCCAGAGATCACCATCACTGACAACGACATCCGTGCCGACGGGCTGGGCCGCAGCGAGAGGCGCTCGGCCAGCTGGGACATGCTGGACGCGGGACAGGAGCGTGGGCCCTATGCCGTGCCCTGCACCCCGCAGCCCGGCCCCAGGGAGAGCGGCTCAGGGCGCCAGCgcagcctggagcagctggacgAGCTGATCACCGACCTCGTCATCGACTACAAGCCAGCGCCAGGCCACCGCgccggggacagggacagcctCGCCGAGCAGCTCAAGcagctcctgagcagcagcGCCCCGGGGCCCCCCCGGCGGGGCGAGGGCAGGCGGGTCCCCCCCAATGTGCCCGAGGGACCCCGACCCACGAAGGAGCAGCCAGGCCCCAGCTCTCGTGCTGGCGCCCCACGGCCCTCGCCCACCCCGCTGGCTGTCGGCCCCTTTGAGAAGTCACCAGAGAACTGCTCGCCCGACCTGAGCGCAGAGGAGGACGACATGATGATGTGCTCCAACGCCAAGTGCCGGCGCACAGAGACCATGTTCAACGCCTGCCTCTACTTCAAATCGTGCCACAGCTGCTACACCTACTACTGCTCCCGGCACTGCCGGCGCGAGGACTGGGACACGCACAAGGCGAGCTGCGTCTACGGGCGGGTGGGCAGTGTCTGCCGCCATGTCCTGCAGTTCTGCCGGGAGAACACCGAGGTGCACAAGGCCTTCTCGCGCATTGCCAAGGTCGGATACCTCTCCCGCGGCCGCGGTGTCCTCTTCCTTGGCTTCCCCAACGCTGGCTCAGCTGAGAACTTCCTCCAGTTTGGGCTGGAGAGCCTGCTGATGTCCCCCACCTACTTGTCCCTGCGGGAGCTGGACAGCTACTCAGACAACCTGGGGGACTATGCCCGGGAGCTGCGGGAGACGGGCAACCAGTACGACCCCAACGAATGTTTCCTGCTGAATGTAACCGTGGCCGTCACCCAGAAAGTGCCAGAGAGGCCATCACCCAAGACACAGGTGCCAACGGTCAGGAAATACGCCAAGGTGGCCTTAGCCTCCTCCAGCCCCGAGAAGAAGATCCTGAAGAAGGAGCGGGACATGGAGACATTGATCCTGACGCCACCGCCTGGCACGGCAGACATCGacaaggagggggaggagggccGGAAGGCACGGGAGATCTGCTTCATCAACATCCAGCGGGAGCTGCGCATCCGTGGCGTCTTCTTGCGCCACGAGTTCCCCGCTGTCTATGAGCAGCTCTGCGACTTCGTGGAAAGCAACAAGCGCTTCACACCCACCACCATCTACCCCATTGACAAGAGGACGGGCAAACAGTTCATGTGCATGATCATGGCAGCCTCCGAGCCCCGCACCCTCGACTGGGTGGCCAGCCCCAACCTCCTGGACGACATCATGTGA
- the PHPT1 gene encoding 14 kDa phosphohistidine phosphatase, whose product MAGTALSRVPVVQIDGDGVFKYVLLRVRGAGAPHKDVVRGHGWAEYHADLFERTAEELARHGLSCECLGGGRLAHRPEERKIHVYGYSVGFGRADHAVTTEKLKAEYPDYEITWADEGY is encoded by the exons ATGGCGGGCACGGCGCTGTCGCGGGTGCCGGTGGTGCAGATCGATGGCGATGGCGTGTTCAAGTACGTGCTGCTGCGGGTGCGCGGCGCTGGCGCGCCACACAAGGACGTCGTGCGCGGCCACGGCTGGGCCGAGTACCACG CCGACCTGTTCGAGCGCACCGCGGAGGAACTGGCGCGGCACGGCCTGAGCTGCGAGTGCTTGGGCGGCGGCCGCCTCGCCCACCGCCCCGAGGAGAGGAAGATCCACGTCTACGGGTACTCGGTG GGCTTTGGGCGAGCTGACCATGCTGTGACCACGGAGAAGCTGAAGGCCGAGTACCCCGACTACGAGATCACCTGGGCAGACGAAGGTTACTGA